In Oscillatoria acuminata PCC 6304, a single window of DNA contains:
- the dctP gene encoding TRAP transporter substrate-binding protein DctP, translating to MKRRKLIGHGAIGALSAAAATACSPAAQGPAASRDSLPRIRWNMATSWPASLDTIYGGAQTIARRVAEMTDNRFEIRPYPAGELVPGLQVLDAVQSGTVQCGHTASYYYIGKNPALAFATSVPFGLNAQQQNAWLYHGGGLEAMQRLYSDFNIINFPAGNTGVQMGGWFKRQINSVRDLNGLKMRIPGLGGQVMEKLGVNVQVLPGGEIFLALERGAIDAAEWVGPYDDLKLGLNKAAQFYYYPGWWEPGPTLDVLVNQAQWNQLPQDYQEIFKTAAYEANLNMLAQYEVLNREALATLKAGGTQLLPYSQEIIDAAKKVTFDLYAESASQDATFRGIYEQWNTFREEMYQWTAITELSYSNFVIPKP from the coding sequence ATGAAACGTAGAAAACTCATCGGTCATGGGGCCATTGGTGCGCTGAGTGCCGCTGCCGCCACTGCCTGTAGTCCCGCTGCCCAAGGCCCTGCCGCCTCTCGGGATAGTTTGCCCCGAATTCGCTGGAATATGGCCACCAGTTGGCCCGCTTCCCTGGATACCATCTATGGAGGCGCGCAAACCATCGCCCGACGGGTCGCCGAAATGACCGATAACCGCTTTGAGATTCGCCCCTATCCTGCGGGGGAACTGGTCCCGGGATTACAGGTCCTCGATGCGGTCCAAAGTGGAACCGTCCAATGCGGACATACTGCCAGCTATTATTACATTGGCAAAAATCCTGCTCTGGCCTTTGCCACCTCGGTTCCCTTCGGATTAAATGCCCAACAGCAGAATGCGTGGCTGTATCATGGCGGGGGATTAGAGGCCATGCAGAGACTCTATAGCGATTTCAATATTATTAATTTTCCCGCAGGCAATACCGGGGTGCAGATGGGGGGCTGGTTCAAGCGTCAAATCAACAGCGTCCGGGACCTGAATGGTTTGAAAATGCGGATTCCGGGATTGGGGGGACAGGTGATGGAAAAACTCGGGGTCAACGTCCAAGTGTTGCCCGGAGGGGAGATTTTTCTCGCCTTGGAACGGGGGGCGATCGATGCAGCAGAATGGGTTGGTCCTTATGATGACCTCAAATTGGGATTAAATAAAGCAGCGCAATTTTACTATTATCCTGGCTGGTGGGAACCGGGACCCACCTTAGATGTGTTGGTAAATCAGGCCCAGTGGAACCAACTGCCCCAGGATTATCAAGAAATCTTTAAAACAGCCGCGTATGAGGCCAATTTGAATATGTTAGCTCAGTATGAAGTGCTCAATCGCGAAGCCCTAGCGACCTTAAAAGCAGGGGGGACTCAGTTACTTCCCTACAGTCAAGAAATTATCGACGCGGCGAAGAAAGTCACTTTTGACTTGTATGCAGAAAGTGCCAGTCAAGATGCTACTTTTCGCGGGATTTATGAACAATGGAATACATTTCGTGAGGAAATGTATCAATGGACGGCGATTACGGAGTTGAGTTATAGCAATTTTGTGATTCCCAAACCATAA
- a CDS encoding Npun_F5560 family protein has product MSQSETPSVHSLQAEVSQLREELQMRDQLVEQLSQELFRLVKGNNTLLPTSQDVPEEYLAQMRSLREQMQGVEEQVTFYQEQITQKDGEVYHLRQSVQELTDRARMLEQVVQELPEIYRQKFADRMEEVKDKVERLQRENRQLHAELQSVSYRLAVRSKRKNGHLELPSISGGDGGDISLPSLGNA; this is encoded by the coding sequence GTGAGCCAATCAGAAACCCCCAGCGTACATTCTTTACAGGCGGAAGTGTCTCAACTGCGCGAAGAGTTGCAGATGCGGGACCAGCTTGTTGAACAACTCTCCCAAGAACTCTTTCGGTTAGTCAAGGGCAATAACACCCTGCTACCGACATCTCAAGATGTCCCCGAGGAATACCTAGCTCAAATGCGGTCCTTGCGCGAACAAATGCAAGGGGTTGAGGAACAGGTGACCTTTTACCAAGAGCAAATTACTCAAAAAGATGGGGAGGTTTATCATCTGCGCCAATCGGTTCAGGAATTGACCGATCGCGCCCGGATGCTGGAACAGGTGGTCCAGGAATTACCGGAAATTTATCGGCAGAAGTTCGCCGATCGCATGGAAGAGGTCAAAGACAAGGTGGAACGCCTACAACGGGAAAACCGCCAACTCCATGCCGAACTCCAAAGTGTCAGCTACCGCTTGGCGGTTAGAAGCAAGCGCAAGAATGGACATCTGGAGTTGCCTAGCATTTCTGGCGGCGATGGCGGCGATATCAGTTTACCGTCCTTGGGTAATGCCTAG
- a CDS encoding DUF6932 family protein has product MTIPSFDENGNLPPGVHWATWDEFKQRFGSTLRRSRMIEGLKQAMEALKASGCRTIYVNGSFVTDKLNPGDFDACWDSETVDFRLLRMIAPTLLDMNDKRRGQKARYGGEFFQSDWIVDEAGTTALDLFQTDKQQQRKGIIAIDLQRWEP; this is encoded by the coding sequence ATGACAATTCCCTCATTTGATGAAAATGGCAATCTGCCGCCTGGAGTGCATTGGGCAACCTGGGACGAATTTAAGCAGCGATTTGGTTCAACCCTGCGCCGATCGCGGATGATAGAGGGACTGAAGCAGGCAATGGAAGCATTAAAAGCCTCGGGTTGCCGCACGATTTATGTGAATGGTAGCTTTGTCACAGACAAGTTAAATCCAGGGGATTTTGATGCCTGTTGGGATTCTGAAACAGTTGATTTTCGACTCCTGAGAATGATTGCCCCCACGTTACTCGATATGAACGACAAACGAAGGGGGCAAAAAGCTCGATATGGAGGCGAATTTTTTCAATCCGATTGGATAGTAGATGAGGCGGGTACAACGGCTTTAGACTTATTTCAAACCGATAAACAGCAACAGCGTAAAGGAATTATTGCGATAGATTTACAGAGGTGGGAACCATGA
- a CDS encoding sugar transferase, producing the protein MTADSQLISGKVIRAVARRTFWPFVLSGINGEFSKRLFDVVFSLCVLIVFSPVYAILGLLIYISSPGPIFYVQERVGKNRKNFGCIKFRTMVLNADEVLLDIMETSPHLRQEFEDNFKLKQDPRITWIGHFLRITSLDEFPQFWNVLKGEMSVVGPRPLVVEELPKYGRYIDKVLTIKPGITGLWQVSGRNDIPYPKRIQIDVYYVNFKNLWMDLWIVLKTLKVVLFPKNNGAY; encoded by the coding sequence ATGACTGCCGATAGCCAACTCATCTCCGGCAAAGTGATTCGGGCGGTTGCCAGACGGACCTTTTGGCCTTTCGTCCTGAGTGGGATCAACGGAGAATTTTCCAAGCGGCTGTTCGACGTTGTGTTTTCCCTGTGCGTTCTAATCGTGTTTTCCCCGGTTTACGCGATTTTGGGTCTGCTGATTTACATTAGCTCCCCCGGCCCAATTTTTTATGTGCAGGAGCGCGTTGGCAAGAACCGCAAAAATTTCGGATGCATTAAATTCAGGACAATGGTGCTCAATGCCGACGAAGTTTTGCTGGATATCATGGAAACTTCCCCTCATCTGCGTCAAGAATTTGAGGATAATTTCAAACTCAAGCAAGACCCAAGAATTACTTGGATCGGCCATTTTCTCAGAATCACGAGCCTGGATGAATTTCCCCAATTTTGGAATGTTTTGAAAGGTGAAATGAGCGTTGTCGGCCCTCGACCTTTAGTGGTTGAAGAATTACCCAAATATGGCCGATATATCGATAAAGTCCTCACCATTAAACCCGGAATTACCGGACTATGGCAGGTCTCCGGTCGAAATGACATCCCCTATCCCAAACGTATCCAAATTGACGTCTATTATGTCAATTTTAAAAACTTGTGGATGGACCTGTGGATTGTCTTAAAAACCCTTAAAGTGGTGCTGTTCCCTAAAAATAATGGGGCGTATTAA
- a CDS encoding RNA polymerase sigma factor SigF produces the protein MLTTVNKELKSESLELLREYQTSPTTHLRNRIVQLNVGLVRKEVHHWMQQCTESYDDLLQVGCLGLIRAIERFDMSKGHAFSSFAVPYIRGEIQHYLRDKSPSVRIPRHWLTLQRQATKEIQKLQESLNRHPSDVEVASALKISVTEWQEIKLACRNRSPLSLDAPVQDDDEGAASLGELVPDAGYRSFQLAQEDQIRLQLALGKLEDGTRKVLEFVFLHDLTQKETAERMGISSVTVSRRVKKGLTSLKKLMGGVE, from the coding sequence ATGCTTACAACAGTCAACAAAGAACTCAAGAGTGAGAGTTTGGAACTCCTGCGTGAATACCAAACCTCTCCCACAACCCATCTGCGGAATCGAATTGTCCAACTCAATGTTGGGCTAGTTCGCAAAGAAGTCCATCACTGGATGCAACAGTGTACGGAATCTTATGACGACCTCCTGCAAGTGGGATGCTTGGGCTTGATTCGGGCGATCGAACGGTTTGATATGTCGAAGGGACACGCATTCAGTTCCTTTGCCGTTCCCTACATTCGTGGGGAAATTCAACATTATCTGCGGGATAAAAGTCCCTCAGTTCGGATTCCACGCCATTGGTTAACCCTGCAACGGCAGGCAACTAAGGAAATCCAGAAACTGCAAGAAAGTCTGAATCGCCATCCTTCTGATGTGGAAGTGGCATCTGCTTTAAAGATTTCTGTTACAGAATGGCAAGAAATCAAACTCGCCTGTCGCAACCGATCGCCTTTGAGTTTGGATGCGCCAGTCCAGGATGATGATGAAGGCGCAGCATCCCTTGGGGAATTAGTGCCGGATGCCGGGTATCGCAGTTTCCAGTTAGCGCAGGAAGACCAAATTCGCCTGCAATTGGCCCTTGGCAAACTAGAGGATGGGACTCGCAAGGTCCTAGAGTTTGTATTTCTCCATGATTTGACCCAGAAAGAAACAGCGGAACGAATGGGAATTAGTTCGGTTACAGTTTCTCGTCGGGTGAAAAAAGGTCTAACGTCCCTCAAGAAATTGATGGGAGGAGTTGAATAG
- a CDS encoding response regulator, whose protein sequence is MSKLRLMVVDDERDNLDLLYRTFRRDFQVHRADSPLDAIALLDTEGEMAVIITDQSMPEMTGLELLSKARVRFPHTIGILLTGYSEDALEASQDMMNKANVFKCISKPFDTQDLKALVQTAAEIYQTNKQSA, encoded by the coding sequence ATGTCCAAACTTAGACTCATGGTAGTGGATGATGAGCGAGACAACCTGGATTTACTGTACAGGACGTTTCGGCGCGACTTTCAGGTACACAGAGCCGATAGCCCTCTCGATGCGATCGCCCTGCTGGATACAGAAGGGGAAATGGCGGTGATTATTACAGATCAGAGTATGCCGGAGATGACGGGTCTGGAATTGTTGAGCAAGGCGAGAGTCCGGTTCCCTCATACCATTGGCATTCTGTTAACCGGCTACAGTGAGGATGCCCTAGAAGCCTCGCAAGACATGATGAATAAAGCGAATGTTTTTAAATGCATCAGTAAGCCCTTTGATACTCAGGACCTCAAGGCACTTGTTCAAACGGCGGCTGAAATATACCAAACTAACAAGCAAAGCGCGTAA
- a CDS encoding EamA family transporter: protein MLWFFLAISTAFFSSLKDVFGKRTLKNIDATIVAWSWSFFTALVLLPVQVLGGIPELGSQFWVALGVGSVLNAIAFLLYIQAISTSDLSLCLPLIAFSPLFMVITSPIIVGEWLSWADGLGIGLIVGGSYLLNLQDRRRGYFAPFQALVKQRGPKLMLLVAFLWSITSNIDKVGVQNSSPLFWSFAVFSAIALLQLPFLFSQSKDPGGQIFKHWLGLSLMGFCTAVAVLFQMQALKLTLVVQVIAIKRTSVLFGVLWGKFLFHESGIRDRFWGATTMLLGVALMSVF from the coding sequence ATGCTCTGGTTTTTTTTAGCAATTTCAACGGCTTTTTTTAGTTCGCTCAAAGATGTTTTCGGGAAAAGAACCCTCAAAAATATCGATGCAACGATTGTGGCTTGGTCTTGGTCATTTTTTACGGCGTTGGTGTTACTGCCGGTCCAAGTTTTGGGGGGAATTCCCGAGTTGGGTAGTCAATTTTGGGTGGCCCTGGGGGTGGGCAGTGTGCTGAATGCGATCGCCTTTTTGTTATATATCCAAGCGATTAGTACCTCGGATTTATCCCTCTGTTTGCCCCTGATTGCCTTTTCTCCCCTGTTTATGGTTATTACTTCTCCGATTATTGTGGGGGAATGGCTCAGTTGGGCGGATGGGTTAGGAATTGGGTTGATTGTCGGTGGGTCTTATTTATTAAATCTCCAAGACCGCAGGCGGGGATATTTTGCGCCGTTTCAGGCTCTGGTGAAACAACGGGGGCCGAAATTAATGTTATTGGTGGCGTTCCTGTGGAGTATTACGTCGAATATAGATAAGGTGGGGGTCCAAAATTCTTCGCCGTTATTTTGGAGTTTTGCGGTGTTTTCGGCGATCGCCTTGTTGCAATTACCCTTTTTGTTCTCCCAGTCTAAGGATCCGGGGGGTCAGATTTTCAAACATTGGCTAGGGTTGAGTCTGATGGGATTCTGTACGGCAGTCGCAGTCCTGTTTCAAATGCAGGCGCTGAAATTAACCCTGGTGGTTCAGGTGATCGCCATTAAACGCACTAGCGTTCTATTCGGGGTGTTGTGGGGTAAATTCCTGTTTCACGAGTCTGGGATTCGCGATCGCTTCTGGGGAGCAACAACGATGTTGTTGGGAGTTGCCTTGATGTCAGTGTTTTAA
- a CDS encoding helix-turn-helix domain-containing protein, with the protein MILNDFEYHNTLQRIAGFKGALAVLNAPDNELKKTDAMRWQLNVEGVQSLLEDFSDQVEEYERLQNHQLTQPLMLSCDDILHLPRILIKARIAAHLSPQELADRVGMTEGQIQAFEKQDYQTATFAEMVEVFSALEVQLKQGEFSVGVERIGRVHQEINH; encoded by the coding sequence ATGATTTTGAATGATTTTGAGTACCACAATACCCTACAACGGATAGCAGGGTTTAAAGGGGCTTTGGCAGTCTTGAATGCACCGGACAATGAATTAAAGAAAACCGATGCGATGCGGTGGCAATTGAATGTAGAGGGGGTGCAAAGTTTATTAGAAGATTTTTCGGACCAGGTGGAGGAGTATGAACGCCTCCAAAATCATCAACTGACTCAGCCTTTGATGTTAAGTTGCGATGATATTTTGCATTTACCTCGCATTTTGATTAAAGCACGGATTGCCGCTCATCTGTCACCTCAAGAATTGGCGGATAGGGTGGGAATGACGGAAGGGCAAATTCAAGCGTTTGAAAAGCAGGATTATCAAACGGCTACATTTGCTGAAATGGTCGAAGTGTTTTCTGCTTTAGAGGTGCAGTTAAAACAAGGTGAGTTTTCGGTTGGGGTGGAAAGAATTGGGCGAGTACATCAGGAAATTAACCACTGA
- a CDS encoding pentapeptide repeat-containing protein, with the protein MKATLLKIAALSITLLSATPAFAQNPTHINQLIETNLCAACNLAGADLSGTHLIGADLRNADLSGANLQDVNLEGADLTGANLQGANLQGAYINSATLTRTNLEGVNLTDANLSFADLTDANLSAANLSNINLVGANLQDAVIPKEMLGLAQ; encoded by the coding sequence ATGAAAGCCACCCTTTTAAAAATCGCTGCACTCTCAATCACCCTCCTATCTGCCACCCCTGCCTTTGCCCAAAATCCCACCCACATCAACCAATTAATCGAAACCAATCTCTGCGCCGCTTGTAACCTCGCTGGTGCAGACTTAAGTGGTACCCATTTGATTGGTGCCGACTTGCGAAATGCGGACCTCTCCGGTGCTAATCTCCAAGATGTTAACCTGGAAGGTGCCGACTTAACCGGCGCAAATTTGCAAGGGGCCAATCTTCAAGGGGCCTATATCAACAGCGCCACCTTAACCCGAACCAATCTCGAAGGAGTCAATCTCACCGATGCGAATCTCTCCTTTGCCGATCTCACCGATGCAAACTTAAGTGCTGCTAATTTGTCCAATATTAACTTAGTCGGTGCCAATCTCCAGGATGCGGTTATTCCCAAAGAGATGTTAGGATTAGCGCAATAA
- a CDS encoding argininosuccinate synthase has translation MGRATKVVLAYSGGVDTSVCIPYLKEEWGVEDVITLAADLGQGEELGPIKEKALTSGASISLVEDVTEIFVKDYAFPAIQANALYENRYPLGTALARPLIAKILVEAAEKYGADAVAHGCTGKGNDQVRFDVSIAALNPNIKVLAPAREWGMSREETIAYGEKFGIPTPVKKSSPYSIDRNLLGRSVEAGPLEDPWTEAEEEIYLMTKAIADTPDQPEYVEITFEQGLPTHVNGKALSPVALITELNDVVGRHGVGRIDMIENRLVGIKSREIYESPALLVLIQAHRDIESLTLTKDVTQYKRGIEETYSQMVYNGQWYSPLKMALDAFIEKTQERVSGTVRIKLFKGTANIVGRKSNESLYAPDLATYGADDTFDHKAAEGFIYVWGLPTRIWSEKVRGN, from the coding sequence ATGGGTCGCGCTACCAAAGTCGTCCTGGCATATTCTGGAGGAGTCGATACCTCCGTTTGCATTCCCTACTTAAAAGAAGAGTGGGGCGTTGAAGACGTGATTACCCTAGCGGCAGATTTGGGACAAGGGGAAGAACTTGGCCCGATTAAGGAAAAGGCTCTAACCTCCGGTGCCAGTATTTCCCTGGTGGAAGACGTGACGGAAATCTTTGTCAAAGATTATGCTTTTCCCGCCATTCAAGCCAATGCTTTGTATGAAAACCGTTATCCCCTGGGAACGGCCCTGGCTAGACCCCTAATCGCCAAAATCCTCGTGGAGGCGGCGGAAAAATATGGGGCCGATGCGGTGGCCCACGGCTGTACAGGCAAGGGTAATGACCAGGTGCGTTTCGATGTGTCGATCGCCGCGCTCAATCCCAATATTAAGGTCCTCGCACCGGCCCGGGAATGGGGCATGAGTCGGGAAGAAACCATTGCCTATGGTGAAAAGTTTGGCATCCCCACTCCAGTGAAAAAGTCCTCTCCCTACAGTATTGACCGCAATCTGTTGGGACGAAGTGTGGAAGCAGGTCCCCTGGAAGACCCCTGGACTGAAGCGGAAGAAGAAATCTATCTGATGACGAAGGCGATCGCCGATACTCCGGATCAACCGGAATATGTGGAAATCACCTTTGAGCAAGGTCTCCCCACTCATGTCAATGGCAAGGCCCTCTCTCCCGTCGCCCTGATTACGGAATTGAATGATGTGGTGGGTCGTCATGGGGTCGGACGCATCGATATGATCGAAAATCGTCTGGTGGGGATTAAATCTCGCGAAATCTACGAGTCCCCGGCCCTCCTGGTCCTGATTCAAGCTCACCGAGATATCGAAAGTCTCACCCTAACCAAAGATGTCACCCAATACAAGCGCGGCATCGAAGAAACCTACAGCCAAATGGTCTACAACGGTCAGTGGTACAGTCCCCTGAAGATGGCCCTGGATGCGTTCATCGAAAAGACCCAAGAGCGCGTCTCTGGCACGGTCCGGATTAAACTGTTCAAGGGAACGGCGAATATTGTCGGGCGCAAGTCGAATGAGTCTCTCTATGCGCCGGATCTGGCCACTTATGGGGCGGATGATACCTTCGACCATAAAGCAGCAGAAGGGTTTATCTATGTCTGGGGTCTGCCGACTCGGATTTGGTCTGAGAAGGTCAGAGGCAACTAA
- a CDS encoding GDP-mannose 4,6-dehydratase: MTATWNGATEQPNKTVHRIAAEGAVYHATSDHVVFVEQGESAVEKPAGEVKVGDSLALIDLPQSPEQIDITETEAWLLGVFVAAAEIDNSSQVTLTIPDETLTSRLAASWRKVSGGNCDRLAASRFQLSGNPAYSDYLRSELYNKSQEKRIPKRILNAGDRERLAFLDGFKAVSPLAGDSFTVQTPSALLAAGLYWMSITTLEQPAWIATKPQGDCLQYQIHINATPPQSTNRAQVVTAEPINYQGWLFDLATTSGTFHAGVGQGWIHNSPRRGETFVTRKITRAVARIVAGKQKKLFLGNLDSKRDWGYAKDYVRAMWLMLQQDEPDDYVVATNETHTIRKFLDLAFNFVNLNWEDYVEFDPRYLRPAEVDLLIGDPSKAKEKLGWEPSITFEQLVALMVDSDLKAIGVESPTGQPIIDRAFIRQDSGHMVD, encoded by the coding sequence ATGACGGCAACCTGGAATGGGGCCACCGAACAACCCAATAAAACCGTACATCGGATTGCAGCAGAGGGTGCGGTTTATCATGCCACCAGCGATCACGTTGTGTTTGTGGAACAGGGCGAATCGGCAGTCGAAAAACCTGCTGGTGAGGTCAAGGTAGGGGATTCTTTGGCCTTAATTGACTTGCCGCAGTCGCCGGAACAAATTGACATCACCGAAACTGAGGCATGGTTGCTAGGAGTGTTTGTTGCTGCCGCAGAAATTGATAACTCAAGTCAAGTAACCTTGACAATTCCGGACGAAACTTTAACCAGTCGCCTCGCCGCATCTTGGCGAAAAGTCTCCGGTGGAAATTGCGATCGCCTCGCCGCATCCCGTTTCCAGTTATCCGGCAACCCGGCCTACAGTGACTACTTGCGGTCCGAACTGTACAACAAATCCCAAGAAAAACGCATTCCCAAGCGGATTCTCAACGCAGGCGATCGGGAACGGTTAGCCTTTTTAGACGGATTTAAAGCGGTTTCTCCCCTTGCTGGGGACTCATTCACCGTCCAAACTCCCTCCGCCCTCCTCGCCGCTGGACTCTACTGGATGTCCATCACCACCTTGGAACAACCCGCCTGGATTGCCACCAAACCCCAAGGCGACTGCCTCCAGTATCAAATTCACATCAACGCCACCCCACCCCAAAGCACCAACCGCGCCCAAGTTGTCACCGCTGAACCCATCAACTATCAAGGATGGTTGTTTGATTTAGCAACCACTAGCGGCACCTTCCATGCCGGAGTCGGCCAGGGTTGGATCCACAACTCCCCGCGCCGGGGCGAAACCTTCGTCACCCGCAAAATTACCCGCGCCGTCGCCCGCATCGTCGCCGGAAAGCAGAAGAAACTCTTCCTCGGTAACCTGGATTCTAAGCGGGACTGGGGCTATGCCAAAGACTATGTTCGTGCCATGTGGTTGATGCTGCAACAAGACGAACCGGATGATTATGTGGTTGCCACCAATGAAACCCATACCATCCGCAAATTTTTGGATTTAGCCTTTAATTTCGTTAACCTGAATTGGGAAGATTACGTCGAATTCGACCCCCGCTATCTGCGTCCTGCGGAAGTTGATTTATTAATTGGCGACCCCAGTAAAGCGAAGGAAAAATTAGGATGGGAACCTTCGATTACCTTTGAACAATTGGTCGCCTTAATGGTGGATTCCGACCTCAAGGCGATCGGGGTAGAATCTCCCACAGGACAACCGATTATCGATCGCGCCTTCATCCGCCAAGACAGTGGTCACATGGTGGACTAA
- a CDS encoding STAS domain-containing protein, whose amino-acid sequence MTSSQAIRQPIVFQPQAGLDEATLSTIEQAVAQCDRGTLFAIDMSQVEMIDSPGLFTLVSALRTAREHGSRLAIYHLKSPVRVIFEITQLDRLFEIFDTQEAAIAAIAPELSSSNTNSDLAAA is encoded by the coding sequence ATGACGTCCTCTCAAGCCATCCGTCAGCCCATCGTATTTCAGCCCCAAGCCGGTTTAGATGAGGCAACCCTTTCTACTATCGAACAAGCTGTCGCCCAGTGCGATCGCGGGACTTTATTCGCGATCGACATGAGTCAGGTGGAGATGATTGACAGTCCTGGATTATTTACCCTGGTTTCGGCCCTCAGAACTGCTAGAGAGCATGGGTCCCGCCTCGCCATCTACCATCTCAAAAGTCCGGTTCGGGTGATTTTTGAAATTACTCAACTCGATCGCCTTTTTGAGATTTTTGACACCCAGGAAGCTGCCATCGCGGCGATCGCGCCTGAGTTGTCCTCCTCTAATACCAATTCTGACCTCGCTGCGGCTTAA
- a CDS encoding glycosyltransferase — protein sequence MVKNYALVHEWLTPYATGGSELVVKEILNAVDADLYALIDFESTNPESYLFKRQIGSTFLQQFPMAKRGVQKYLPLLPLAIEQLDLREYPVILSSSHAVAKGVLAAPHQMHICYCHTPMRYAWDLTFDYLQNSGAGRGLPGILTRYLLHRLRQWDVISANRVDYFIANSQHTARRIRRCYRREAEVIYPPVNVDRFRFEPQKEDFYVTVARLVPYKKVGTIVRGFNQLGKRLVVIGTGPELAEIRAIAGPNVEVLGEQPDAVVEDYMARAKAFVYAACEDFGIALVEAQSCGTPVIAYGAGGALETVLDIRTHPSQGTGLFFDQQTEGSLIEAVERFEGLRSQFNPQAGPKQAALFTPEVFQERYRHFIEECYQKFLTKA from the coding sequence ATGGTAAAAAATTATGCTTTGGTGCATGAATGGCTGACGCCTTATGCAACTGGAGGTTCAGAACTGGTCGTTAAAGAAATTCTCAATGCAGTGGATGCGGATCTGTATGCGTTGATTGATTTTGAATCCACAAATCCCGAGAGTTATTTATTTAAACGGCAGATTGGTTCGACCTTTTTGCAACAGTTTCCAATGGCAAAAAGGGGGGTGCAAAAATATTTACCTTTGCTACCTTTGGCGATTGAACAGTTAGATTTGCGTGAATATCCGGTGATTTTATCCTCCTCTCATGCGGTGGCGAAGGGGGTGCTGGCGGCCCCGCATCAGATGCATATCTGTTACTGCCATACGCCGATGCGGTATGCCTGGGATTTAACGTTTGATTATTTACAGAATAGTGGGGCGGGGCGAGGATTGCCGGGAATTTTGACGCGGTATTTGCTCCATCGATTGCGACAGTGGGATGTGATTTCGGCGAATCGGGTGGATTATTTTATTGCCAATTCCCAGCATACGGCGCGGCGGATTCGGCGCTGTTATCGACGGGAAGCGGAGGTGATTTATCCCCCGGTGAATGTGGATCGGTTTCGGTTTGAACCTCAGAAGGAGGATTTTTATGTAACTGTGGCGCGGTTGGTGCCTTACAAGAAGGTGGGGACGATTGTGCGGGGATTTAATCAGTTGGGAAAACGGTTGGTGGTGATTGGGACGGGTCCAGAGTTGGCAGAAATTCGGGCGATCGCAGGGCCAAATGTGGAGGTCCTAGGGGAACAACCGGATGCCGTGGTGGAGGACTATATGGCGCGAGCAAAGGCGTTTGTTTATGCCGCCTGCGAGGATTTTGGCATTGCCTTAGTGGAGGCTCAATCTTGTGGGACTCCGGTGATCGCTTATGGTGCGGGTGGGGCGTTAGAGACGGTTTTGGATATCCGAACCCATCCCTCTCAGGGGACTGGATTATTTTTTGATCAGCAAACGGAAGGGTCATTAATTGAGGCGGTGGAGCGCTTTGAAGGGTTGCGATCGCAGTTTAATCCCCAAGCGGGGCCCAAGCAAGCGGCCCTGTTCACCCCCGAGGTCTTTCAGGAACGTTACCGCCATTTTATCGAGGAGTGTTATCAGAAATTCTTGACGAAGGCTTGA